Proteins encoded by one window of Microcebus murinus isolate Inina chromosome 2, M.murinus_Inina_mat1.0, whole genome shotgun sequence:
- the CLK2 gene encoding dual specificity protein kinase CLK2 isoform X5, with the protein MFDWFDYHGHMCISFELLGLSTFDFLKDNNYLPYPIHQVRHMAFQLCQAVKFLHDNKLTHTDLKPENILFVNSDYELTYNLEKKRDERSVKSTAVRVVDFGSATFDHEHHSTIVSTRHYRAPEVILELGWSQPCDVWSIGCIIFEYYVGFTLFQTHDNREHLAMMERILGPIPSRMIRKTRKQKYFYRGRLDWDENTSAGSYVRENCKPLRRYLTSEAEEHHQLFDLIESMLEYEPAKRLTLGEALQHPFFARLRAEPPNTKLWDSSRDISR; encoded by the exons ATGTTTGACTGGTTTGACTACCATGGCCACATGTGTATCTCCTTTGAGCTTCTGGGCCTTAGCACCTTCGATTTCCTCAAAGACAACAACTACCTGCCCTACCCTATCCACCAAGTGCGCCACATGGCCTTCCAGCTGTGCCAGGCCGTCAAGT TCCTCCATGATAACAAGCTGACACATACGGACCTCAAGCCTGAAAATATACTGTTTGTGAATTCAGACTATGAGCTCACCTACAACCTAGAGAAG AAGCGAGATGAGCGCAGTGTGAAGAGCACAGCTGTGCGGGTGGTAGACTTTGGTAGTGCCACCTTTGACCATGAGCACCATAGCACCATTGTCTCCACTCGCCATTACCGAGCACCAGAGGTCATCCTTG AGTTGGGCTGGTCCCAGCCTTGTGATGTGTGGAGCATAGGCTGTATCATCTTTGAGTACTATGTTGGCTTTACCCTCTTCCAG ACCCATGACAACAGAGAGCATCTAGCCATGATGGAAAGGATCTTGGGTCCTATCCCTTCCCGGATGATCCGAAAGACAAG aaaacagaaatatttttatcggGGTCGTCTGGATTGGGATGAAAACACGTCAGCTGGGAGCTACGTTCGTGAGAACTGCAAACCACTGCGG CGGTATCTGACCTCAGAGGCAGAAGAACACCACCAGCTCTTCGATCTGATTGAAAGCATGCTAGAGTATGAACCTGCTAAGCGGCTGACCTTGGGTGAAGCCCTTCAGCATCCTTTCTTCGCCCGCCTTCGGGCTGAGCCACCCAACACCAAGTTGTGGGACTCCAGTCGGGATATCAGTCGGTGA